The Halobacterium litoreum genome includes a region encoding these proteins:
- a CDS encoding endonuclease III domain-containing protein, which produces MDDEPAENISGGDAGGGRFTAFDGEDADTRAAAVVAELGDLYWEKTYGGRDAFECLVRTVLSQNTSDVASQPAHDALMERYDAPDGDLAEALADAHRDELAETISSAGLYNQKSETLIRLADRICGEYGGEDAFDAFVAEGDPEEVRGALLHMKGVGPKTADCVLLFAGGRGGVFPVDTHVHRIARRMGLAPPDADHEAVREALEADVPAEACGFGHTAMIQFGRDYCTARKPACLDGPEACPLYDYCDRVGVDELAESVVDPADAA; this is translated from the coding sequence ATGGACGACGAGCCCGCCGAGAACATCTCCGGCGGCGACGCCGGTGGCGGCCGGTTCACCGCCTTCGACGGCGAGGACGCGGACACGCGCGCCGCCGCCGTCGTCGCCGAACTCGGCGATTTGTACTGGGAGAAGACGTACGGTGGTCGGGACGCCTTCGAGTGTCTCGTGCGCACCGTCCTCAGCCAGAACACGAGCGACGTGGCGAGCCAGCCGGCTCACGACGCGCTGATGGAGCGATACGACGCTCCCGACGGCGACCTCGCCGAAGCGCTCGCCGACGCCCACCGGGACGAACTCGCGGAGACCATCTCGTCGGCCGGCCTCTACAACCAGAAGTCGGAGACGCTGATTCGGCTGGCGGACCGAATCTGCGGGGAGTACGGGGGCGAGGACGCGTTCGACGCGTTCGTCGCAGAGGGCGACCCGGAAGAAGTGCGTGGCGCGCTCCTCCACATGAAGGGCGTCGGCCCGAAAACCGCCGACTGCGTGCTGTTGTTCGCGGGCGGACGCGGCGGCGTGTTTCCCGTGGACACGCACGTCCACCGCATCGCGCGCCGGATGGGGTTGGCGCCGCCGGACGCCGACCACGAGGCCGTGCGCGAGGCGCTCGAAGCCGACGTGCCCGCCGAGGCGTGTGGCTTCGGGCACACGGCGATGATTCAGTTCGGGCGGGACTACTGCACGGCCCGGAAGCCCGCGTGTCTGGACGGACCGGAGGCGTGTCCGCTGTACGACTACTGCGACCGCGTCGGCGTGGACGAACTCGCGGAGTCGGTCGTCGACCCGGCGGACG
- a CDS encoding DUF371 domain-containing protein — MDEVVRARGHEHVAGEHASTLELTTDDYLTPAGDCILGIEADRAPADFEDAFADACRDADATVTLVLEADGHRDEITGRGHPDLELTNERSMVARTSTYVDDRTIFVDADKAAGDVDRDLVAALADGADLTATLRVE; from the coding sequence ATGGACGAAGTCGTGCGGGCTCGCGGCCACGAACACGTCGCCGGCGAGCACGCCAGCACGCTCGAACTGACGACCGACGACTACCTCACGCCCGCGGGCGACTGCATCCTCGGCATCGAGGCCGACCGCGCGCCCGCCGACTTCGAGGACGCGTTCGCTGACGCCTGCCGAGACGCCGACGCCACCGTCACGCTCGTCCTCGAAGCCGACGGTCACCGGGACGAAATCACGGGCCGCGGCCATCCCGACCTCGAACTCACGAACGAACGCAGCATGGTCGCCCGCACGAGCACGTACGTCGACGACCGCACCATCTTCGTGGACGCGGACAAGGCCGCCGGCGACGTGGACCGCGACCTCGTCGCCGCGCTCGCCGACGGCGCCGACCTCACGGCGACCCTCCGCGTCGAGTAG
- a CDS encoding coiled-coil protein: MAEEEQTIEVSTADELITDEELQEKSKGQLIKNAGQFRDRRNELNQLASTRASDRDDLNAKTREKVDEAQEHREQRDELNERVQEHKEIRNELNAEANELFDEVEDRKQDLELDEGKDLEELKEEIEQLEFKQQTEVLSTEEERELIEKIEDKREEYQERKETLEDSGNLEELVEEAEEVRAEASEHHEKVTELADKAQEHHNQMIEAYREADDIRDEADEMHEKFVEAQEAADAHHEAFVRVQKRLRELDKQEEEERKDERAKEQEEAREEAEEIYERFKEGETLDTEDLRKLQKSGHL, translated from the coding sequence ATGGCTGAGGAAGAACAAACCATCGAAGTATCGACCGCAGACGAACTCATTACTGACGAAGAACTCCAGGAGAAATCCAAGGGGCAGCTCATCAAGAACGCGGGCCAGTTCCGCGACCGACGGAACGAGCTGAACCAGCTCGCGAGCACCCGAGCCTCCGACCGAGACGACCTCAACGCGAAGACGCGCGAGAAGGTCGACGAGGCCCAGGAACACCGCGAGCAGCGCGACGAGCTCAACGAGCGCGTCCAAGAGCACAAGGAGATCCGCAACGAGCTGAACGCGGAAGCCAACGAGCTCTTCGACGAGGTCGAGGACCGCAAACAGGACCTCGAACTCGACGAGGGCAAGGACCTCGAAGAACTCAAAGAGGAAATCGAGCAACTCGAGTTCAAACAGCAGACCGAGGTCCTCTCCACCGAGGAGGAGCGCGAACTCATCGAGAAGATCGAGGACAAGCGCGAAGAGTACCAGGAGCGAAAGGAGACCCTCGAGGACTCCGGTAACCTCGAAGAGCTCGTCGAGGAAGCCGAGGAGGTCCGCGCGGAAGCGTCCGAGCACCACGAGAAGGTGACGGAGCTCGCGGACAAGGCCCAGGAACACCACAACCAGATGATCGAGGCCTACCGCGAGGCCGACGACATCCGCGACGAGGCCGACGAGATGCACGAGAAGTTCGTGGAGGCCCAGGAAGCCGCCGACGCCCACCACGAGGCCTTCGTGCGCGTCCAGAAGCGCCTGCGCGAACTCGACAAGCAGGAAGAAGAAGAGCGCAAGGACGAGCGCGCCAAAGAGCAGGAGGAAGCCCGCGAGGAAGCCGAGGAAATCTACGAGCGGTTCAAGGAGGGCGAGACCCTCGACACCGAGGACCTCCGGAAGCTCCAGAAGTCCGGTCACCTGTAA